Genomic window (Festucalex cinctus isolate MCC-2025b chromosome 7, RoL_Fcin_1.0, whole genome shotgun sequence):
ttttaaataagaagctaataaaagcagtagctaCAAGCGCATTTCTTACCAATTgctttagtcgtttggggagtctgctgaagttcatttgagtcactgtacactttctaggatgtttgtttatgcacatggtgtcataagtatgagtgcgggtgtgcgaatgggtgaagcacaaatttaattggctattcaatggcgttatggcggttaggtttggccctagccactttaaatatgtcgttagcgcattcctacacaacagcagcaaaaatgtgttagccattaggcgccagggtgtctgaaaccactgtttggaaagtgaccgtttgggtcctgcatcagttggaaaggcaaatgcacccataggtgcctgatgggtgggagccaaaagctccaagtcatcttggatgaaccacaggaagaatcacaggtgtatcttgtacctgctgatggtggtcaacaaaggtgggcgaggttcgtccctcaattgtaaccaaggaagtgaggtcatggaggttggacctgattggctggtccagtcctgttgtgatgacctccctttgacagctatgtgtcatgtcatgggcgtatgatgtcatgacccccccttcggctacgtggagccacgaacggcagagatgtgcggtccacggaggagcaagaagaaagcccatgacaggaagcaaaaggtgacccccaaaagcgaatgtcttggcatgaacaggtgagccgtcgacaggcgaacgaggaaggcacgcggcggcggtgagccacacaatgagcaaaagcaagagaagaacaatggactgcaagttcattgaagtcagataagtgttgttgagcacaaaggctgacaacgtgtggcccaaaagaagtactgcaggcgcgaacgcgggggcagtgaatggcagggcagtggtgcgcaccatctgcattgcaagggtgggcagggtgggtaacaaattgctcagaaataggcacaacgcgccaagcagattgcaaagacaaccactgtgttgtttgggttgttcgatgacaatttcaagtgcgatttcaagttcaaagtccgcggtgaagctgaatggtttgcttcaaaagtgaggacaacggcctcaatttgtgtcatgcgtagctcggaggtgcaatccaagtcgcattccgtaaggtggcagagttgtacaccctgagtgggatgttcaacttggccgaggggagagctggtgttgcgaaggtgacctcttgagggcatctcggagacaacaggcatggtccccccttgagctgggtgagagtcctggtgtgagttttgtacactcacAAGAAGgctctgttaggcttaccgcataacaattggcagttttggtcagcggtgctgctggcagaggctgccgcacctgtgaccagattttgcgtcggtcgtaatctatcaggggcttgaagcggcccagcagatcttgaccaatgaggagcgggactgattccacagcagacacgtacacagggtggaccaatttgtgtggtccaatcgtccagtgtaacgttgccatggagtccagatgggtgttagtcagtgcaaacgcaccgatctccaatgagcagtggttgaggcggagcatccggccactgttcttcagcatggcttgaagttggttgaagagcgtgttggacattactgtaatgtcagcgccaggatcaaccaaagcgtcatagtctaatgtttgttcaagtgtcgtcctcaaatagaacttacgcgatgcacctttaatcttgaggttacctaagagctgtttgaatggttgattcgacttggtaacaggtgcactggcagaaggcaaagaaggtgctggatccagttggactgaaagaacggtgttgtccgacacctctggctcattgatggctgtcggctgactgtcgttggacaatttgcgcagcccatcaagaacttttgtccagatgtggctgtcaattgaggagtcacctgacgtggatgggggctcctgaggactatttgtgcggggaggtttctttttgcgaggttttgttttcgcaaagggtttctcccgttcacaaccacggctggagctatgactcaaccgcgcaggtgcactgcggctgtactggtgcttctgatgagaaccattttgaggccgttgtgcaggatttgatggggaagcggcgatgtcatcgtcgctttgctgtgattcggactgtcgttcgacctcgtctgaaccacctgcaacatggtaaacagaggattccactgctttagcagcgttttcgcgtaaaaacacaaaggccttggatgcaagttcacgtagctctaggctacttagcgtgcgaggacaagttgtcacacccaagaggcggcttgtgtttgggtggaggttgttcagaaagagtgttttgaattctacctgttcttccatgttgggttcattacgatgcccaaagtatgccttgcgcaggcgactataatacaggctgggtgattcctttcggccttgttttactgaccaggcagcaagaaagctcattgctgatactgggccatcaaattcacgagacaatgcgtgacacagtgctcgataatcattcaagatgtggatcggctggcggtcgatccaatcacttacttctcgagttgacgtcaatttcatgaggtaaatcttgtcttccgttgttgcctgtgggaatctcctcaaatgaaaatcaaggtctttgaggtacacagaagtgttatcagagcaatcttgttttggctgaaatttctgaatgtgcttggcaatcgtgtctaactcttttgtagacatgcctggttgcgccacatgatgaggtgaagaagcatctgcttgttgagcaggagaaggaaggttggcagcaactggagacgcacaagaaggcgtggcgcctagcgggggtgccgaaacaagaagtgtgcttcttggtggaagcacagagacaggtgagcttgctcctctcagtgacactgcagagggagggggcccccgtgtgtgttgagcggcaattggagaagtgcttgccatggagcgagtgggaaccggaagtggcacaggtggctgagaagcaggtccaagatttgcagaggaagtctgcagcacatcagacaacgtggcagcgtctgaaaaaggaacaggtgcgtgcaccacaagtggatcaaaatgcaaaggagagttcacctgagacaggtcctgaacggggacctccaaagcagtggtttgggacggtgtcaatggacacctggtgttaccttgtgggacttgctgcaattttgattcagcctgggatgactcgtcatcccggccagtgttgaaggatggatgctgcaatcgccggagtttttcttccattgccatcaactgagatttcaagcgaaacgtctgcctttttccttcaatgcgttcatttttcaaaagtctaatcttttgagttaattccgcaatttcatcattcgcgagagctagcaagtacttgtcaaattcatgctcagtttggagatcaatccaataggcttcagtgggctgatttgatagttctacaatgcattcttttagctcacgaatttcagatgtggcattatgccaattttgttcatgcgtgcgggcagtttgtgtactcactttgagttcctgtgtcaattttgtaacttggtttcccaagttcacgtggtcagattcatgcaaccatgcttccaactcggttagcttgctgctaacttgggcgtgaatttgctgttctgctgtcagaacgcttttcacttgttcaagctcatggtcactcaatttccacctagccactaaattcaccattagtcggctgaggatttgtgccatatcttcgtgggttaacgacccttgttgagcgtcgcaaacgagttgcgcaatgttggtgtcaagaatctctgcgctagcgctggctgtcgcgtcggcatagcctggaatgagattgttagtcacggtcgcaagggcattttgcaaagcatccatggttaaaagtagcgttatgatatcaaagatatgtgtaagctcactttactcaatttggaaggactaattgttagccaattagacaatgctgaaAATGCTTAAAGATTAGCTTTTTAggctcaattagttgattcaaaatgttttaccaaaattattaaggcacagattaaaggatggtatccaaatatgttaccaattattttaaatggcaatgcattaaataattgaggaccctcaacaaagtattgtgttaagcaatttagtctgttaaattactattaaccacagcatacgtttgaggttacaggttttaggaaacaaaagtctactaaggacagtcacattaaattaaaattacatttaattcaatagaggtttccaaaagtgcctaaaaattgggtaaacacttttactacaacgagaaaagctatacactactagttgagtgttgcttttaattaaaacaaaattaagtacttgaaaacggtggttaattatttaaacaaactctttggttagtcaataattaaagttatcaagcgttttaattttgttggcaaaagttcctcgactgcggtaccgtgaatagccacaggaggacgccgtcggcgtttcaaacgcaacgaggctcctgtgtgtagtatagagtcgtacttttgttcgatcaataaagttttatgactttaccgcatagacaaaacaactccgtcgctcgtaagtgacacagaatgtgtcttaaaacgagtgtttaaataccttgcacaagttttaaaatcgtagcacttggcaagcaaagttgttagcaagacgccgctaacgtaaactttgtcaatgagtggcacgtcaccggaagttgcgcgtgcgtgtgtcgccagctgtcaatctgtcaaacacgttaaattcactccttacggataatcgcgcgtgttgttatgcgcggcactgacgccgaattatcaagaagacactaataattataatttaaataaatcaaggagcggaaaccacagaaacgttttaattcccacaggtttatatcgcgatactaaggactcgcgtcgagaggaaagagaaaactactacttcctgtaagacggtgttaattcattaaacacgacggaattaatgaagattaaaaagtgcaaaacgtacaaaaatattaaccctaaactcaatgttaacacttggtgaaacaggagtaggaaaaatattataatgtaacgtttaagagtggcgaagacacgtgatgttaaattgtcttaaatccagtaagaatcatagattaggacggtacagtagtaatttaaatccctcgattagtttcaaatcacggtaacttaattatttaaattataaagtgctttgaatgcgatgttgaagaaggcagacagtaggctcacgggggggagggggctgcgatgtgtccctcttcacacgtgagttgctagaaagcaggagtcaactatagtagctgtagtttggcagctggccgtgtagcaatatgagtattaagcaaacagtacactttagtgttaatcagatggaaatctaatttcaacaatttaagcgaactgtataactagttattcagtgctacaatttggcagagactgggctctcagtggggggtcacgtggtgagacgtgatcctctcttggaggccacagccaaatgaggagcgacttggaagtctggccgttgggcccgcccctcaaattagtttattggtcgactggtttcaaggggtggttacctgaatcccagttaatttaaggatacgcctccaaagatggcggatcttaacacgtgtgttttacacaaaaggctagcagttttagcaccatgtgccttacgctaaccaacaaaagggagtcaacttaacaccttgagaaatgtgctgtgactcaaatggtggtctgaatgcagaatttcgtgcactagactatttcctcagcctaaaggcttgtaacgtaatcaggtagctaagctgattgcgccacgtgaggtttggaatatatttttaacccaatcagaattcgtgacgagttagaaaaaacattcccaggcctaaaaagttttgcatgcaatagaaaaaatgtgattgttactcttccacttttgtgtgtgtaacattcacatagtcgacaaattcattctcttctcaataactagtcgttagactgttatttagcgcttcaaatacactgcttttatacagcggattggctctggcataaagttttagttaggttgctatagaaacgagctgaaattttcccagaagaacacgctgcactaagctgtttttggattgttacatgtgtgtgtttcacaaaatatgtaacataaattggcctcaccaaaggggcaccattatgtaagggaaatcggtccaattaattattaaatcaataattgttaattattaaattaataagcaattggctcattaattgaaggagactcaaacttaatatttaaattaagttgagcttgcctgcggagcaccacatctctttttgataattttatcaggataacagatgagaacctcgttgaatcagtcattaaaatgaaggttgtgcccttactacaattttgtgagttctttgttcagcttagaggtcactataaattgttgaaacacacacacagtaaaccaggggttgagttttgtgcacgtttattctctaacctaggtgggataatctacttagaatttaaagaagcaaaactaactactatgataggcaatgaaacgagaactaaaataattaaaataatcaaaggagaagaaaagaagaaaaaaagaaacggtcttagccaaggtgatggatttcttaaatcgaaccaacatgggacccacaatcaacctagtttgcaccaatttgtactaaggcgaaggcctgcaaagttgcacttacagagggggttggtctcagaagcaggaccctggatggagactcgccaagcccgtttgaagaagggatgaagaaggttcagttcaggagagggagagacaggtcgtccggctggccaactgagcgtcacggggtcaacctgctggctgggaagggccttttttttggttgaggcctagtgtgcctggaaaggcaccatccgtttgagccttgtgcagggaccaaaagcagcgtgtttcgctgcgcctgtcgcaacacgcgatggcttctgtgcgttgccgtgtgctggaggttaagctagctgggctagccctttgtctggcagccgcgccgatggagaccaggaaggagccaaggagcagcgaagaagcgggagccaaagagcagcggaagagagaaagcagcacgcagggagcgtgcttttaaattgggaaggcggcggcctccacaccagggggctggtgaccaaagtggaaagttaccagctgggggaggatTTTggaagactaatcagattgaatctggatcccatgtgtgttaagattctaaggtcagaattcaaccaatgcaacacgtacaattgaatacctcaaataaaatgttacctagcttacactgttaaaacgtgcatacacatgaaagtttagtggagaatctgccactgcaatggaacattttcatgacatttcatggagtcaacatttcacaaatggcaaacataacatttcataattcattgttctgttgcaaaataagaaagtcaagtttctaagaaggcttttactgtcctgatttgtgtgtgtgtgcgcgtgcgcgtgtcaatcagagcatttgtggctgtttgtgggggatgttcttgtcctccccaccccccacagtggcatgttcaggccacaggagctcaattcctttggaactgaggttgcaaaaagttacaaccggccgataatcgttacaaaggtcaagacttggtttttgaatttaggtttgaattgggttatggttggggttagggtaagggtctaggaaatgcattatgtcaatggatgtcctcacaaagatatatgtacaaggatgtgtgtgggcgcgtgtgcgtgagtgtgtgggggtgtgtgtgtgtgtgtgacaattattaaacattaaattacCATAGTGATAACCTTACCTGGCTCAATGGAACTATGCACAGTCAAGTGCCAGATCTTGTAAGCTTATTTATCAGCTTATTGATGAACATTTGTCCCATGACCTATtaaaacactaaaataaaaataaaataaaaataaaatgcacctCTTTTGGTTATTATGATTTGCAGCTAACTCGActgtgggaaaaaaagggaCACTGAGGTGGTGGTTGCTGTTATTCCCTCACAGACAAAGGGGCAAAACATTCTTATCCACCACTCAGAGCTCCGCTCACTTCGGCCACACCAGTGGCTGACGGGGGAAGTATGTATCAAGTGTGCAATTATTCTTTTTAACCTGTTAGGGTGTTTTTATCCTATGAAATAGTTTTGATAAATATGTTGTATGGCTGTCAGAAATTACATTTAATCCTATTATGTACTGTTGATATTTGCACGATCAGTTTGTTCTTGCTATCAGGTCATTGAGGGCCTCCTCCATGTTTTTGCCCACACATTCAACGTGAAGGATGCAGTATATTTGATGAGCCATTACACTGCAGGTTGTATTCTGTATGGTGAAAGGGAGAAGCTGCCTCAACAAAGTTTGCGTAAGGTAAAGTGTGCGccgtgcctgtgtgtgtgtgcacgtgtgcgtgcatgcgtgcgtgtgtgcgtgcgtgcctgGTGTTTGGGATGAGTAAGACCTAACACCTTTGGTCAATGAAACTTTAAACTGTATTGAGTGAATATGAATTTGCTTGCATAAAAACTAAGACATTCTAAATTACAACAATTAAAACTGATATTATGGGGAAATGCCATTGTTAGAGCCGAACTATTAACTTGTCGTACAATTTGAATTCCGATTCACCGATCATTTTCATAGCTGTTATGTCTTTCGTGCTGGTGAACAACAACCACTGGAACTTACTGGTTTGTAAAATGCTAATGTTGAtcttttgatatatatatatatatatatatatatatatatatatatatatatatatatatatatatatatatatatatatatatatatgtatataattttattttttttaatataaatggaTCATCTCCCAAGTAATGAGACAAAACACGTTGCTTGTGTCATGAGCCAAGTTACATTGACTCTGAAAAAGACACAAAGATGAATGAATGCTTAGCATAATAAAACGGACAGAGACATGGCCAGAAAGACACTGTTAGTTAAGTGACAATTATTTGCTATGTTTCAGCAAACTTCATGATATTTATATCACAGACATCTCATTCATCCTGTGGTGCTCTCAAAACTTTGGGCAGAaattttatctgttcttatttttttgtcatgttctgTTTGTGTCACAGTACATACACGCAGAAACTAGCACAGTGTATCTGGTGGATCCAGAACGAAATGCTTCTGAGCTGACAGCCTCACAAGCTGCCGCTAAAAGAATACGgtatattaattttaattaagaaaCTTTGTTTAtgatatgttttcaaataataGAATAGAATTGATCAAATGCAGTGTGCCCATTTTCATTTAACAGGTTAGATgtcaatgattttttaaaatttagtcatTGGGTGTTGACAATTCTGAAAGATAAAATTTGACACGTCTACAATGGTACGggtcaaaataattatttacaaaaaaaaacacttaagttGTATAGCCAATGGATTTATACAGCTGTatatgttttggtcttaaatctTTGAAATTTTGATAGGACTTCATGTGTAAAACAGAATTATCCATGAAACACTTGTAATATAATCTCTGAATACAACTGATCTGATTTTAAAgagtataataaatataaactttattcAGGGAGTATTTCTTGATGAGGAGGAATTGCCATGCCAAAACAGAATGGCTGGATGTGAAATGGAAAGGGGGTGTAATGTCCCATCCAGAGCAAAAAGATGGAAGCAGCTGCGGTGTCATAGTGGTCAAGGTAAGCCAAAAACTAGTTGTGTTCATGATATGAGGTggggatttttaaaaaatgttggaggAGAACTGATGTGAATATATATTAGTCAATGTAATTATTATACAGTGAACATAAATAATTGGTTGAATAGTGATCATGAGTCCAATTTCATATACACCCATAATTATTGctgtaattaattgcattttatGTTGTCTAGATGGCAAAACTCCTATTGGAGGCGTTCCCAGTGATCCCTGTCATGGAATTCTGCACCTCCAAGAGAGCAATGCAGAAGGAAAGGAGATGTCTGGCTCTTGACATCCTTGAGGCCTCAGGTAACACCAAATTTTGTATACTAAATATATGTGCCCAAAGACTATTAAgacaccgcgacccttgtgataaATAAGCGGTTTGGGAAATATGTGTGTGCttgcgtgtatgcgtgtgtgtgtgggggggggtgcgTGCGTGTACGTGGgtgtgtggtcttttttttgttacatggtGGGGCCAATTTTTCAGGATTTCACAGAGTTGTGGGGCCCACCCGTCCTTATGGGGCCATTTTGCTGGGCCCCACAAGtttagacctctttttgagggtcaacaCTTGGTTTTACAGTTTAGGTTTTAATTGAGTtatggttgagtttagggtaaGTAACGggggtaggcaatcatttttgatggttggggtGAGGGGAAAAGGCTAGGAAAAGCATTATGCCAATAAGATGGCCCCACAAAGACAGTAAAACAAGCGTGTGTGTATCTGTATATATATGTTGTAGTCTTTGACGAACAAGATTGCTGTGCGATGTGTGCCACCTTTAAGCCACCAGGAGAAGGACCCATAATACAATGGGTGAGTAACCAAAATATTTATCGACATCTTGAGCTGTGGTAATATCAATACCAGTGTTGAATTGAGCGgggttgagtgggtcagatgtagcgccatatcatgtaaaacaagataacaaattaatggactgaactcaattcttagttagagatcaattggtgtccataagattgagaaattggtgtctatagggctgatgatcaaactttggcctctgggtgtagttcctcaaagtaaccaccagatgccgccaaacctgtacaaccaagccgcctgcttagcaaaGACCGGACATCCTTTATGGCCTTATAAGGGATGCcagatacaaattaaatgtaaataaagggTATCATGAATTAagtaatatacacacacacaatctatattcgacaattgttagcctgatttatggatcaatgattacagcacattgaagccaactatgaagctttgctgtcttttcttttatttacaagcgatactgtcttttatcgctgataagattgctgtaactgcattgagtgaaaagattacctgtatgcAGTTGTTTTCTCCCGACAAggtcatacaagatgtgtaacaagaactagaatcaacctgttaagttccctgagagaatttggggtttaacatgtcatgtatatacatgttattcatgcttgcttagttatgtttaGAACATTGTTACATATGATgttattgatttgatgtttatgattgtcaaataagagccaagaccgttgaTTTATGTATCATAAGTAGAACTGAGACTTTTAGCAGCACAttgaatttcctgtttgaaaaacaggaactggttgcgctctgtggtgtgcgtagcgtagcaaccagtttcctgtgtgtgtTGATGCAAAGATTGAGCTCCAACGTTGCGCGCTTGTCACTCAACTGTAGCCCCAACGTTGCGCGCCTGTCACTCAACTGTGTGAAGACTGTGAACAAGTCCCAACAAGTCtttgcgcattgatatgtgaagagactataagagactggaaatcccccaagacgcGCGGAAGGACACACTCACCATGATGAAACcagtgacacgcaaccaaggttataaaaggtCCTCCCCGATGTGGACCTAGGCTCTTCGTCATCACCCTGCGATGGAACTGTATGGAGTGTGTTTCTGAAGACGGTTTAGCGGCGTTGCGGGACTTAGGTTTTTCTCGAAGGACCTTTGACTTTTAGCCGTGAATGGGACTTTCTTCACcgattgggtaaagtacaaaattttcattaaataagatgtttagtaGGAAGTTATGAACGTTTAATCGCgagtaggg
Coding sequences:
- the LOC144022866 gene encoding uncharacterized protein LOC144022866 isoform X1, producing MQVIEGLLHVFAHTFNVKDAVYLMSHYTAGCILYGEREKLPQQSLRKYIHAETSTVYLVDPERNASELTASQAAAKRIREYFLMRRNCHAKTEWLDVKWKGGVMSHPEQKDGSSCGVIVVKMAKLLLEAFPVIPVMEFCTSKRAMQKERRCLALDILEASVFDEQDCCAMCATFKPPGEGPIIQWVSNQNIYRHLELW
- the LOC144022866 gene encoding uncharacterized protein LOC144022866 isoform X2, translated to MSHYTAGCILYGEREKLPQQSLRKYIHAETSTVYLVDPERNASELTASQAAAKRIREYFLMRRNCHAKTEWLDVKWKGGVMSHPEQKDGSSCGVIVVKMAKLLLEAFPVIPVMEFCTSKRAMQKERRCLALDILEASVFDEQDCCAMCATFKPPGEGPIIQWVSNQNIYRHLELW